A portion of the Juglans microcarpa x Juglans regia isolate MS1-56 chromosome 1D, Jm3101_v1.0, whole genome shotgun sequence genome contains these proteins:
- the LOC121263819 gene encoding probable protein S-acyltransferase 15 isoform X2 — MKFKRFLSIPVSAVFLLAGFVYYITVFVFVEDWIGLRSSAGSLNAMMFTLLCFLCLFSFFACVLIDPGQIPASYVPDVEESRRSDEEPHKNGAQLRHCDRCSTYKPPRAHHCRVCRRCVLRMDHHCLWINNCVGYWNYKPFFILVLYATIGSIYSTFTVIISSFQKDFSGRAPLKVFYVICGAVMIALSATLGTLLVWHIYLIIHNMTTIEYYEGIRASWLARKSGQSYQHPFNLSVYRNITSVLGPNMLKWWCPTALGHLKDGLTFPVSRDGS; from the exons ATGAAGTTCAAAAGATTCCTCTCGATCCCAGTCTCTGCGGTGTTTCTGTTAGCGGGTTTTGTCTATTACATCACAGTGTTCGTTTTCGTCGAGGACTGGATCGGGTTGCGGAGCTCAGCTGGTTCTTTGAACGCAATGATGTTCACTCTTTTGTGCTTTCTCtgccttttctctttctttgctTGTGTTCTCATTGACCCTGGTCAAATTCCGGCTTCTTATGTCCCTGATGTTGAAGAAAGTAGGCGATCAGATGAAGAACCCCATAAAAAT GGTGCGCAACTGAGGCACTGTGACAGGTGTTCAACATACAAGCCTCCTAGGGCTCATCATTGTCGGGTCTGCAGAAGGTGTGTTTTGAGGATG GATCATCACTGTCTTTGGATAAATAATTGCGTTGGCTATTGGAACTATAAGCCCTTTTTTATACTTGTCTTATATGCAACTATAGGTAGCATCTACTCTACG TTTACAGTAATAATCTCTTCATTTCAAAAGGACTTCAGCGGAAGGGCTCCCCTCAAGGTTTTTTAT GTTATTTGCGGAGCAGTGATGATTGCCTTGAGTGCAACGCTTGGAACTCTTTTGGTTTGGCATATCTACCTTATCATTCATAATATGACGACCATAGAG TATTACGAAGGAATACGGGCGTCATGGTTGGCACGTAAATCTGGTCAGAGCTATCAACATCCATTCAACCTTAGTGTTTACAGAAACATTActtcg GTCTTAGGACCAAACATGCTGAAATGGTGGTGCCCCACCGCTTTGGGCCATCTAAAAGATGGTCTTACCTTCCCTGTTTCCCGTGATGGTTCCTAA
- the LOC121263819 gene encoding probable protein S-acyltransferase 15 isoform X1, with translation MKFKRFLSIPVSAVFLLAGFVYYITVFVFVEDWIGLRSSAGSLNAMMFTLLCFLCLFSFFACVLIDPGQIPASYVPDVEESRRSDEEPHKNGAQLRHCDRCSTYKPPRAHHCRVCRRCVLRMDHHCLWINNCVGYWNYKPFFILVLYATIGSIYSTFTVIISSFQKDFSGRAPLKVFYVICGAVMIALSATLGTLLVWHIYLIIHNMTTIEYYEGIRASWLARKSGQSYQHPFNLSVYRNITSVSLSLTLTPFLCSGCWFYISLLMTYISTFQLYL, from the exons ATGAAGTTCAAAAGATTCCTCTCGATCCCAGTCTCTGCGGTGTTTCTGTTAGCGGGTTTTGTCTATTACATCACAGTGTTCGTTTTCGTCGAGGACTGGATCGGGTTGCGGAGCTCAGCTGGTTCTTTGAACGCAATGATGTTCACTCTTTTGTGCTTTCTCtgccttttctctttctttgctTGTGTTCTCATTGACCCTGGTCAAATTCCGGCTTCTTATGTCCCTGATGTTGAAGAAAGTAGGCGATCAGATGAAGAACCCCATAAAAAT GGTGCGCAACTGAGGCACTGTGACAGGTGTTCAACATACAAGCCTCCTAGGGCTCATCATTGTCGGGTCTGCAGAAGGTGTGTTTTGAGGATG GATCATCACTGTCTTTGGATAAATAATTGCGTTGGCTATTGGAACTATAAGCCCTTTTTTATACTTGTCTTATATGCAACTATAGGTAGCATCTACTCTACG TTTACAGTAATAATCTCTTCATTTCAAAAGGACTTCAGCGGAAGGGCTCCCCTCAAGGTTTTTTAT GTTATTTGCGGAGCAGTGATGATTGCCTTGAGTGCAACGCTTGGAACTCTTTTGGTTTGGCATATCTACCTTATCATTCATAATATGACGACCATAGAG TATTACGAAGGAATACGGGCGTCATGGTTGGCACGTAAATCTGGTCAGAGCTATCAACATCCATTCAACCTTAGTGTTTACAGAAACATTActtcggtctctctctctctcactctcactcctTTTCTGTGCTCTGGGTGTTGGTTCTACATTTCACTTCTCATGACTTATATATCCACATTTCAATTATATCTGTAA